Part of the Candidatus Kryptoniota bacterium genome is shown below.
GCGACATCTACAAGATCCTCGATAAGATCGGGCAAATGCCGCTGCCGAATTACATTAAACGAGACGCTACTGAACAGGACAAGGAAGATTATCAGACTATTTACGCCCGGGTCGTTGGAGCTGTAGCTGCGCCGACCGCAGGACTCCACTTCTCGAAAAGGCTGATTACGAAACTTGAGAAGAAGGGCGTCAAGATACTTCCCGTGGTCCTGCACATCGGGATCGGGACTTTCCGTACTGTCGATGTGGAAGATCTTACAAAGCACAGAATGGATTCGGAGTATTTCGAGATTCCACCGGAGACCGCGAAGGGCGTTAACGATTCGATAGACTCCCGGAAGAATATTTTCGCGGTTGGCACTTCCGTCGTGAGGGTCCTCGAATCGAATCTCACCACGGACAATCATGTGAAATCCGGAAAGGGCTGGACTGACAAATTCATATATCCGCCGTACGAATTCAAAGTCGTCGACCATCTTGTTACTAACTTTCACCTTCCGGAGACGACACTGATCATGCTCGTGAGCGCCTTTGCCGGTCACGACTTCATGATGCGGGCTTACAAGAAAGCGACAAAAGAGTCCTACCGGTTTTACAGTTACGGCGACGCAATGCTCATTCTCTGAATGACCGACGCGATTGCTGTAATAATTCCCGCTGCGGGATCGGGCAAACGCCTGGGCGGTATTTCGAAACCACTCATCGATGTCGGAGGCAGGCCTATTATACTCCGACTCCTCGATCTCTTCTCTTCGTTTCCCGGTGTCGATATTATTTGTGTCGCCGTTCCTGCCGGCGAGATGTCGACATTTCGGAAGATCGCCGCCGCCTCAGGGGCGAAAAAAATTATGGTGGTTGAAGGAGGTGCTGCGCGAGCGGTCTCGGTGAAACGGGCCTTCGACGCTGTCAGGGATTCTCTCTCCGATGGCGATCTCGTTTGCGTCCACGATGCTGCCAGACCGTTACTGCATCCATCCGATCTCGGCCGCGTGATCGACGCCTGCCGCAAGCACGACGCAGCACTCCTCGCGGTCAGGGTCAAGGATACGCTCAAGCAAGTCGACGGCGAGGGCTTTTGCAGAGGCACCATCGATCGCGCAAGTTTGTACGCCGCCCAAACACCCCAGGTAATCAGGAAGAGTCTGCTGTCGAAAGCGTATGATCGCGCAAGGGATCTTGCCGGATTAACGGACGAGATAATGCTTCTTGAAGGAATTGGAAAGCACGCATTCGTTGTCGAGCCGGAGCACCCCAATTTCAAGGTCACCACCCCGGAGGACCTGGATATTCTTAGGAAGCTTATCTCTTGATGTAGGTCGCGTTCAGGAAATCCGAAGGGAGAACGTCTCTTCCTTGGCTTATGGCGACACCGAACTGCTGACCTAGTTCATTCGCGAAAACATCTCTCGGGTCCACTTTGGTGTCGAGCTTGAATGCAACCTCACCGTCTTCAATCCATTTCCCAATTGCATCAGGGACCTGATTAGTGCCCGTTGCATAACTCAAATAAGCGGAACCGAAAAAATGGACCAGCTTGTCCGAGTCTCCGAACGAATCCTGCGGAGAATCTGAAAAAATGTATCTCGGGAGATTTCGGATCCTGGCCGCGGCGTCTGATGAATCCTCGGCCGGGAGGGGAAGTCTGATCATTCCGAGAAGAGGAAACGTCGGTTTAATGTCTGTCCTGTTCAACACTGCAATGGAAGCGGCAAGGAGACAGGTCGGAATCTGTTTTTTCGAGAACTCCATTGCCTTGACAAATATCAAGTCGACGTTCTTGAGTTCCTGAAGCCGATCGTGTGTCGGAGGCGGCAATTCAGTCCGGATATAATCGCGAAGCTTCTCCGAGACCTGGAAAACCTGCGGCTCGAATATCTTTCTGAGGAAATCGAGTTGCGCATCCGCCTTGTCAGCGAGTGCCGCGACAAGAATAATTACTCCTGTTATGCGGATAACAACCGACATCAAGTTTGCAGGACACCGACATTGAAGTGGCCGATATCGGGATTGTTGTTAGCAATCTCAATCCCCGTAGAAATGACGTTGCGCGTATCGGCGGGATCTATGATGTCGTCGATCCAGAGTCTCGATGCGGCAAACGTCGGAT
Proteins encoded:
- the ispD gene encoding 2-C-methyl-D-erythritol 4-phosphate cytidylyltransferase, with the translated sequence MTDAIAVIIPAAGSGKRLGGISKPLIDVGGRPIILRLLDLFSSFPGVDIICVAVPAGEMSTFRKIAAASGAKKIMVVEGGAARAVSVKRAFDAVRDSLSDGDLVCVHDAARPLLHPSDLGRVIDACRKHDAALLAVRVKDTLKQVDGEGFCRGTIDRASLYAAQTPQVIRKSLLSKAYDRARDLAGLTDEIMLLEGIGKHAFVVEPEHPNFKVTTPEDLDILRKLIS
- the queA gene encoding tRNA preQ1(34) S-adenosylmethionine ribosyltransferase-isomerase QueA gives rise to the protein MKLTDFKYAIPRSLIAKSPAQPRDHARLMVLDRKTQQIEEKVFYEVSEYFQKGDSLVVNETKVFPARLLGRKEKTNAKIEVLLLRELNHEEGIWDVVVEPARKVRIGNKIYFDDEKIYAEVIDNTTSRGRTIKFNYKGDIYKILDKIGQMPLPNYIKRDATEQDKEDYQTIYARVVGAVAAPTAGLHFSKRLITKLEKKGVKILPVVLHIGIGTFRTVDVEDLTKHRMDSEYFEIPPETAKGVNDSIDSRKNIFAVGTSVVRVLESNLTTDNHVKSGKGWTDKFIYPPYEFKVVDHLVTNFHLPETTLIMLVSAFAGHDFMMRAYKKATKESYRFYSYGDAMLIL